CATTATCAGGTGGCTACCCGGGGGCTACATTGAGGCTATCATCAATGGGCAGTTTATCGGCAGTATCAGTAATGCTCGGTTTGCTAAGGCTTTATGGGGGCTTTGGTTCAATCATGAAAAGCCTGCACCGCAAAATAGCTTATTAAGTGCAGGACTGTAGATGACAAGAGAACAACACTTAGACCCTGCCTCTTATGCCGAGCACGATCGCAATGGATGAGGGTTACGATTTGTTGAGCCCTTTAAGCATTAGAAAATGTTCTTTGCGTAACCGCATTGCGGTTTCTCCAATGTGCCAGTATTCTGCGAGGGATGGGTTTGCAGAGGATTGGCATCTTGTCCACCTTGGCAGCCGCGCAGTTGGTGGCGCAGGATTAGTGTTTGTCGAAGCTACAGCTATTTCTGCTGAAGGAAGGATTTCACCTTCAGACTTAGGGATTTGGAGCGACGATCATGTAAAACCATTGGCTCGGATTGCTGATTTTGTTGAGGCAATGGGAGCTGTTCCAGCAATCCAACTAGCCCATGCGGGAAGAAAAGGGAGTTGTGATAGCCCCTGGAACGGTGGAGCTAGCCTATCAGCTGAGCGAGGTGGATGGGAAGTTGTAGCGCCAAGTCCAATTCCTTTTTTTGACAAAATGCCAAGAGAGCTTGATGTTGAAGAGATAAAAGGCGTTATCAATGCATTTATTATGGCAGCAAAAAGAGCTCTTCAAGCTGGTTTTAAAATCATCGAAATTCATGCAGCTCACGGTTATTTGCTTCACGAATTTCTCTCGCCTATTAGCAATCAAAGGAAGGATGAGTATGGCGGCAGCCTAGAAAATCGCATGCGTTTGCTTTGCCAAGTTGCAGAGCAGTTACGTTTTATTCTTCCAGAAGGAATGCCGCTTTTTGTGCGCTTATCT
This genomic interval from Chlamydiales bacterium STE3 contains the following:
- a CDS encoding putative NADPH dehydrogenase C23G7.10c (Product derived from UniProtKB/Swiss-Prot:O94467;EC number derived from UniProtKB/Swiss-Prot:O94467); the protein is MPSTIAMDEGYDLLSPLSIRKCSLRNRIAVSPMCQYSARDGFAEDWHLVHLGSRAVGGAGLVFVEATAISAEGRISPSDLGIWSDDHVKPLARIADFVEAMGAVPAIQLAHAGRKGSCDSPWNGGASLSAERGGWEVVAPSPIPFFDKMPRELDVEEIKGVINAFIMAAKRALQAGFKIIEIHAAHGYLLHEFLSPISNQRKDEYGGSLENRMRLLCQVAEQLRFILPEGMPLFVRLSATDWVEGGWDIEQSIILAKRLKEIGVDLIDVSSGGMVKTAKIPVGHNYQVPFAEAIKNQASMLTGAVGLITEPTQANEIITSGQADLVFIAREFLREPYWAIKAQQTLNQNPSWPIQYGYAVQRQR